GACGAGCTGGGTCACGCCACCCTCTGGTATGGCTTGCGTCAAGCGCTGGATGGCTCCGACCCCGACCAGCTGGCTTTCTTCCGCGATGCTTACGAGTATCGCAACTGTGAGCTGGTGGAGTTGCCCAAGGGGGACTGGGCCTTCACCATGCTGCGGCAGTTTTTGTTCGACCTTTACGAGTCCTTGTGGCTCGAGGCCGCCCAGCACAGCACCTACAAACCCCTGGCCGAGGCGGTGCAGAAGATCGTGCGCGAGGAACGCTTCCACCTCCAGCACACCAGCGCCTGGGTGGAGCGGCTGGGCCTGGGCACCGAGGAATCCAACCGGCGCTTGCAGCAGGCCCTGGATATGCAGTGGGGCTACGCCCAGCAGCTATTTGTGCCCATCCCCGGCGAAGAGCTCCTGGTGGCCGAGGGCATCGTGCCCGACCTCTCGCCCTTAAGAGAGCGCTGGCTCGAGCTCGCCACCCGTCACCTGCAAAACGCCGGCCTCAAACTGCCCATCAACCCCGGCTACCAGCCCACCTCCCGCGCCTACCACACCGAGCACC
This DNA window, taken from Meiothermus sp. CFH 77666, encodes the following:
- the paaC gene encoding 1,2-phenylacetyl-CoA epoxidase subunit PaaC — protein: MNAQVKNALVAKLTALADDEVILAQRNSEWTGHGPILEEDIALANIVQDELGHATLWYGLRQALDGSDPDQLAFFRDAYEYRNCELVELPKGDWAFTMLRQFLFDLYESLWLEAAQHSTYKPLAEAVQKIVREERFHLQHTSAWVERLGLGTEESNRRLQQALDMQWGYAQQLFVPIPGEELLVAEGIVPDLSPLRERWLELATRHLQNAGLKLPINPGYQPTSRAYHTEHLWSILAEMQSTARWDAEAKVW